The Bacteroidales bacterium sequence TTCAATTTTAAAATCTTTTTTATCAAACCCCGGAGCAGACAAATCTATTTGATATTTTTTATCAGTTTCAGAAATGTTTACTTTAGCCATTTGCCTGTATTCATTACGCAAAGCTGATGGGCTGTCAAAAAGTTCGTCAAAAATTGACGGAAATAAATTGCTGTTTTTAATCATTGGTAACATATTTTTTTCTCCTATTTTTTATTATTTAGTTATTTGAATTTCAACTTGCAATTTTAATGCCGTTGCTTGATTTAAAAAATTTTATAGTCGTAAGTGCTTGATAATAAGAGTATTATCTAAAATTTAATATAGGTCAAAATGACATAAGGGTATATTTTATACTGACAAAATGACATTAGATGTAAAAAATTATGTTGAATATTTTTTTAATTTTAATTTTTTGTAAAATAAATTTTCCTTATAAGAGCAAAAAAATCCTTAACTTAGCAACTTTAAATGAATTAGAAAATGAAAAGGTTGGTATATTTAGCTCTGTTTATGTGCATATCTTTGATTGGATGTGTGAATAATTCACAAACAGAAGGAGATACAACATTTTCAATTTCAGCTGACACATTGCAGTCATATATTTTGCCAGATATAAATGGAAATATTAATGACTATGAGAAGTTACTTTCAAAAGAACAGAAAGAATTATTTTCTAATCATTGTATAAAATTTGAAAAGGAATATGCAATACCAATTGGCATGTTTTCATGTGATAATATTGGGGATTTTAATAACTTTACTCAATATGCTGATGCTGTGTCGGAAAAGTGGAATGGGTGTAAGGATAATCAAGGTTTAATTTTTGTTATTTCAAATAAATTGGGAGAAATAAGGTTGATTTCATGTCCGGCTACAGAAGCTAAATTTAGCGATGAAGACTTTAATTATGTAATAAATACAATTATATTTGGAGAATTTAGGAATAATAATTTTTTTGAAGGGCTGGATAAATCCTTAAATTACTTGGGTGATAAAATGAAAAAATAGTAGGTGGATGTTTTTGAAGTTTGGTACATATATATGTAAAATAATTAATAATTTGATAGATAAGCTTTTCTTCATAAGCAAGGCTATGACTAGAATACTTTTGTTTAATATAATTTTATTTTTTTCAAATCCGTTTTTTTTAACTGCACAAATATCTAAATGTCCTTTTGATGAAGTTGATTGCATCGGGCGTTGCGGTAGATTTGTAGATGCTAATAATGACGGCTTTTGCGATTACGGATTACTTTCAAAAAAAATAAATGAG is a genomic window containing:
- a CDS encoding TPM domain-containing protein, producing MKRLVYLALFMCISLIGCVNNSQTEGDTTFSISADTLQSYILPDINGNINDYEKLLSKEQKELFSNHCIKFEKEYAIPIGMFSCDNIGDFNNFTQYADAVSEKWNGCKDNQGLIFVISNKLGEIRLISCPATEAKFSDEDFNYVINTIIFGEFRNNNFFEGLDKSLNYLGDKMKK